Below is a genomic region from Calditrichota bacterium.
GACTCATTGTCTTTTGCATATACATCAATTTGTCTGCTATTAAGCCCTTCCCCGACACTAATCCTAAAATTACGATCGATACTCATCTCAGAAAATCCCATATAGGCAAGAGTTACCCATATTCTATCTTCGAGTTGCTCGTCTATTGGCTTGCTTTTCTTAAGTCGTAGCGTCTTTGTATATTTCTTTGGTTTTCTTAATATTGTCCAGCCATCAGGCTCTTCGAGTGCCGCCTTTTGCATTAAGCGGTCGAGCGTCTCAGCTTTTGGTAATCTCTGCGATATAGAAACTGATTTTTCGATATGGGATTTCTTCCGACTAACTAACGTCTTCGCAATTTCGCTTTTGTCGGTCAGAAGGGGACCTAAGTATTCGGACATTTATTTACTCCTCAATAGTTCAAACGCCGATCGCCCCGTCATCTGCGGCGGGGTGGGGGCCGCGGTTCGAGTGCGGAATGCGGAAGGACTCGAATGCGGAATGATGAATGATGAATGCGGAATGGGGTTACTCCGTCTCTTTCAGGATCGTTTCGATATCTGCAATAAGTTTGGGCAAATCAGTCTGAACTACCTCCCAAAGTCTATCAACCAGCACATTGCGGTATTCGTGGATGACCTTGTTACGCATCCCGCGAATCTCCCGGACTGGAATCTCAGGATGGGCGGAGATGAATTCCTTTGACAAAAGCCGAGCAGCTTCACCAATGACGGCAATCTCGTAAAGGACGCACGCCTGATCCTTCTTGCTCGCTTCAAACTGATCGAAGGTCTCACCTTGACAGAATGAAACAGCGAGCCTTGCAGATTCGACAATGTCCTCGAGGTAACTCTTATCCCGCCACATAGTATTCCTGCATATTGCCCAAGATATGTTTGTTGCGTGTCTTATGCGCGTTCATCTCAACCGCCTTCCTTTCGACCAAATCAACGTCCCGGCCGACAATCTCAGACAGTTCATTCTCGGCGCGGACGACATCGAGAAGGCTCCAACGGCTGCCTTCCGCAAACCTCACCAGCACATCGAC
It encodes:
- a CDS encoding DUF86 domain-containing protein, translated to MWRDKSYLEDIVESARLAVSFCQGETFDQFEASKKDQACVLYEIAVIGEAARLLSKEFISAHPEIPVREIRGMRNKVIHEYRNVLVDRLWEVVQTDLPKLIADIETILKETE
- a CDS encoding nucleotidyltransferase family protein → MPDIASHTSLRLPIDRDRVEAYCRKWKIVELAFFGSVLRDDFRPDSDVDVLVRFAEGSRWSLLDVVRAENELSEIVGRDVDLVERKAVEMNAHKTRNKHILGNMQEYYVAG